From the genome of Deinococcus sp. JMULE3, one region includes:
- a CDS encoding metalloenzyme domain protein: MSGIVWLALDGVGHPQDAPGGSVWEQPLGTLRPLVDAGRCLDATLGVPGLPQSGTGQACWLTGTDAVRVMGEHFGPHPGPTLQRLLQEGALPVRLARAGARVALGNEYVPAYFQALESGAGRRNRMGCFPFAFRAAGLPLNPPGVPLLGATLGLPYARPWAVVGEEGAALDTLARHGAALARAATEVDLLALDLWFSDLLGHAGAPDVPGDALAAGRSYLRRVDALLLGLLDAGARVVVSSDHGNLEDLRTKGHTLARVPFAGAGVDLGQPGDVVEAGRVLAGWFGLPGA, from the coding sequence GTGAGCGGGATCGTGTGGCTGGCGCTGGACGGCGTGGGGCACCCGCAGGACGCGCCGGGTGGGAGTGTCTGGGAGCAACCGCTGGGGACGCTGCGGCCGCTGGTGGACGCGGGGCGGTGCCTGGACGCGACGCTGGGCGTGCCGGGCCTGCCGCAGTCGGGGACGGGGCAGGCGTGCTGGCTGACCGGGACGGACGCGGTGCGCGTGATGGGGGAGCATTTCGGGCCGCATCCGGGGCCGACCCTGCAGCGGCTGCTTCAGGAGGGGGCGCTGCCGGTGCGGCTGGCGCGGGCCGGGGCGCGCGTGGCGCTGGGGAACGAGTACGTCCCCGCGTACTTTCAGGCGCTGGAATCGGGGGCGGGGCGCCGCAACCGCATGGGCTGCTTTCCGTTCGCATTCCGCGCGGCGGGGCTGCCGCTGAATCCGCCGGGCGTGCCGCTGCTGGGCGCGACGCTGGGTCTGCCTTATGCGCGGCCCTGGGCTGTAGTGGGGGAGGAGGGGGCGGCACTGGACACCCTGGCGCGGCACGGGGCGGCGCTGGCCCGCGCGGCGACTGAAGTCGATCTGCTGGCGCTGGACCTGTGGTTCAGTGACCTGCTGGGGCACGCGGGCGCGCCGGACGTGCCGGGGGACGCGCTGGCGGCCGGGCGGTCGTACCTGCGGCGGGTGGACGCGCTGCTCTTGGGCCTGCTGGATGCGGGCGCGCGGGTGGTGGTCAGTAGCGATCACGGGAACCTGGAGGACCTGCGCACGAAGGGCCACACGCTCGCGCGGGTGCCGTTCGCGGGCGCCGGGGTGGATCTGGGGCAGCCGGGTGATGTGGTGGAGGCCGGGCGGGTGCTGGCGGGCTGGTTCGGCCTGCCGGGTGCTTGA
- a CDS encoding phosphoribosylanthranilate isomerase, with product MTRVKVCGTTSVHDAVLSAEAGTDALGFIFAPVSRRLVSPQVAREAGLSVGPSVARVGVFLDQGLDEVLRTAEAARVSAVQLHGRLSSLYVMAVAAYYPVLRVVRPADLAGEADMWHGHRGVTLMLDAPEPGGGIPLDWDALRPFFPDGAWLAGGLGPGNVAAAMTALHPAGVDAVSRLEASPGVKNPEAVREFVQETRRAARSYPQ from the coding sequence GTGACGCGGGTGAAGGTGTGCGGCACGACCAGCGTGCACGACGCCGTGCTGAGTGCCGAGGCGGGCACGGACGCGCTGGGCTTCATCTTCGCGCCGGTCAGCAGGCGGCTGGTGTCGCCGCAGGTGGCGCGCGAGGCGGGCCTGAGCGTGGGGCCCAGCGTGGCGCGGGTGGGCGTGTTCCTGGATCAGGGGCTGGACGAGGTGCTGCGCACGGCGGAGGCCGCGCGGGTGAGTGCCGTGCAGTTGCATGGACGCCTGTCAAGTCTTTACGTGATGGCGGTCGCCGCGTATTATCCCGTTCTGCGTGTCGTGCGCCCCGCCGATCTGGCGGGCGAGGCGGACATGTGGCACGGGCACCGAGGCGTCACGCTGATGCTGGACGCGCCCGAACCCGGCGGCGGCATTCCGCTCGACTGGGACGCGTTGCGCCCCTTCTTCCCCGATGGGGCGTGGCTGGCCGGGGGCCTGGGACCGGGGAACGTGGCGGCCGCCATGACGGCCCTGCACCCCGCCGGGGTGGACGCCGTGAGTCGCCTGGAGGCGAGCCCCGGCGTGAAGAATCCCGAGGCCGTGCGGGAATTCGTGCAGGAAACGCGCCGCGCTGCCCGGAGTTATCCACAGTGA
- a CDS encoding DUF4132 domain-containing protein, whose product MTPELNPGEAWSDAVLARLDALPPERREPWPALMAFARTATAGKPTAKWLRDAGAHVKAVGAAPFREVLTDALPLLSRPRTFRLNPGQYGGDPNLLLDEFNALSLKGLLWMVPLAADDALTRAVAGVAEAALRKVPGVGPRAPKIANAAVYALSRTESGAALSALARLNTTVTFKGTLKEVRKALDVVAARLNVTPDELLELGTPTLGLGVVGERVEVLGDVQVRLSVDARGAHLEFSRAGKPLKSVPAAVKKDFAEDMKELKAAQKEAEQVTAALAQRLDALMIEPRTWVGAAWLERHLNHPLAGTVARRLIWLVDGVPALWGDGDLRDVQGEPVAVSPTSGVTLWHPIGRDVDEVLAWRARLEALDVRQPFKQAWREVYVLTDAERRTGTYSNRFAGHILRQHQFHALAALRGWRNRLRLMVDDSYPPAMRDLPAYGLRAEYWIEGIGENYGEDSTESGAYLRLTTDQVRFYPLAAPENHAHAGGGGYTMWVNQAQQPLNPLPLADIPPLVLSEVLRDVDLFVGVASVGNDPTWQDGGPGGRFREYWQSYSFGELNETARTRAAYLERLIPRLKIRDRLSLDGRFLRVQGDRRAYRIHLGSSNILMEPDNQYLCIIPGGKGSGPDVDFDGDRVLSLVLSKAFLLADDTAITDPVILNQLTR is encoded by the coding sequence TTGACGCCGGAACTGAATCCCGGTGAGGCGTGGTCGGATGCGGTGCTGGCTCGCCTGGACGCCCTGCCCCCGGAGCGGCGGGAGCCGTGGCCTGCGCTGATGGCGTTCGCACGCACGGCGACAGCGGGCAAACCCACGGCGAAGTGGCTCAGGGATGCCGGAGCGCACGTGAAGGCGGTCGGGGCGGCGCCCTTCCGGGAGGTGTTGACGGACGCGTTGCCGCTGCTGTCCAGGCCCCGGACGTTCCGCCTGAATCCCGGACAGTACGGTGGTGATCCGAACCTGCTGCTGGACGAGTTCAACGCGCTGTCCCTGAAGGGGCTGCTGTGGATGGTGCCGCTGGCGGCGGACGACGCGTTGACGCGGGCGGTGGCGGGCGTGGCAGAGGCGGCGCTGCGGAAGGTGCCGGGCGTGGGGCCGCGCGCGCCGAAGATCGCGAACGCGGCGGTGTACGCGCTGTCGCGCACGGAGTCCGGGGCGGCGCTGTCGGCGCTGGCGCGACTGAACACGACCGTGACGTTCAAGGGCACGCTGAAGGAGGTGCGCAAGGCGCTGGACGTGGTGGCGGCGCGCCTGAACGTGACGCCGGACGAACTGCTGGAACTGGGCACGCCCACCCTGGGTCTGGGCGTGGTCGGTGAGCGGGTGGAGGTGCTGGGGGACGTGCAGGTTCGGCTGAGCGTGGACGCGCGGGGCGCGCATCTGGAGTTCTCCCGCGCTGGTAAGCCGCTGAAGAGCGTTCCGGCGGCCGTGAAGAAGGATTTCGCGGAGGACATGAAGGAGTTGAAGGCCGCGCAGAAGGAGGCCGAGCAGGTCACGGCGGCCCTGGCGCAGCGGCTGGACGCGCTGATGATCGAACCCCGCACCTGGGTGGGCGCGGCGTGGCTGGAACGGCACCTGAATCACCCGCTGGCCGGGACGGTGGCGCGCCGCCTGATCTGGCTGGTGGACGGCGTGCCCGCACTGTGGGGGGACGGTGACCTGCGGGACGTGCAGGGCGAGCCAGTGGCAGTGTCCCCCACCTCGGGCGTGACGCTGTGGCACCCGATCGGGCGGGACGTGGATGAGGTGCTGGCGTGGCGAGCGCGGCTGGAGGCGCTGGACGTGCGGCAGCCGTTCAAGCAGGCGTGGCGTGAAGTGTACGTGCTGACCGACGCGGAGCGGCGTACGGGCACGTACTCGAACCGCTTCGCGGGGCACATCCTGCGCCAGCATCAGTTTCATGCGCTGGCGGCGCTGCGCGGGTGGCGCAACCGCCTGCGCCTGATGGTGGACGACAGTTACCCGCCCGCCATGCGTGACCTGCCCGCCTACGGCCTGCGCGCCGAGTACTGGATCGAGGGCATCGGCGAGAACTACGGTGAGGATTCCACCGAGTCCGGCGCGTACCTGCGCCTGACGACGGATCAGGTGCGCTTCTACCCGCTGGCCGCCCCGGAAAACCACGCGCACGCCGGGGGCGGCGGGTACACCATGTGGGTGAATCAGGCGCAGCAACCCCTGAATCCGCTACCACTGGCTGACATCCCACCCCTGGTCCTCTCGGAGGTGCTGCGCGACGTGGACCTGTTCGTGGGCGTCGCGTCCGTCGGCAACGACCCGACGTGGCAGGACGGCGGTCCGGGCGGCCGGTTCCGGGAGTACTGGCAGTCGTACTCCTTCGGGGAACTGAACGAAACGGCCAGGACCCGCGCCGCGTACCTCGAACGCCTCATTCCGCGCCTGAAGATCCGGGACCGCCTCTCGCTGGACGGCCGGTTCCTGCGGGTGCAGGGCGACCGGCGCGCGTACCGCATTCACCTGGGCTCCAGCAACATCCTGATGGAACCGGACAACCAGTACCTGTGCATCATCCCTGGCGGGAAGGGCAGTGGCCCGGACGTGGATTTCGACGGTGACCGGGTACTGTCCCTGGTACTCAGCAAGGCGTTCCTGCTGGCCGACGATACCGCCATCACCGACCCCGTGATCCTGAACCAGCTGACCCGCTGA